The proteins below come from a single Cetobacterium sp. ZOR0034 genomic window:
- the thiM gene encoding hydroxyethylthiazole kinase yields the protein MNKQGLKEEKIIEVIRGLEKIKNKTPLVYHLTNTVTINDCANITLGIGASPLMSFCIDEIEEIIGFSSSVVLNIGTMDKSMRDMAIEVGRIANRLKKPIVLDPVGVGATKARRELVENLLKEVEFTVIKGNMAEIKCLLGMDVRSRGVDSLENEESGEKIVVLAAKKLSTTIAITGKIDYISNGENVVKVMNGSSSMGLVTGTGCMISSLIGSFLGADNNSFISALGGVLCMGIAGELASKNYRGTGELKVSIINNISNMNQDMLEIESKIATN from the coding sequence TTGAATAAGCAGGGATTAAAAGAGGAGAAAATAATTGAAGTTATTAGGGGATTGGAAAAAATAAAAAATAAAACTCCTTTAGTTTATCATTTAACAAACACAGTGACAATAAATGACTGTGCAAATATTACTTTAGGAATAGGAGCGTCTCCACTGATGTCGTTTTGTATAGATGAGATTGAAGAGATAATAGGGTTTTCTTCAAGTGTTGTTTTAAATATCGGAACAATGGATAAAAGTATGAGAGATATGGCCATTGAAGTTGGAAGAATAGCAAATAGACTTAAAAAACCTATAGTTTTAGACCCAGTGGGAGTAGGAGCGACAAAGGCAAGAAGAGAATTGGTAGAAAATCTATTAAAAGAGGTAGAATTTACAGTTATAAAGGGAAATATGGCTGAGATAAAATGTCTTTTGGGAATGGATGTTAGAAGTAGAGGGGTAGATTCTTTAGAAAATGAAGAAAGTGGAGAAAAAATCGTTGTGTTAGCTGCAAAAAAATTATCAACAACTATAGCGATAACTGGAAAGATTGATTATATATCAAATGGAGAAAATGTAGTTAAGGTTATGAATGGAAGTAGTTCTATGGGATTAGTTACGGGTACTGGATGTATGATTTCATCACTGATAGGATCCTTTTTAGGTGCAGATAACAACTCTTTTATAAGTGCTTTAGGTGGAGTATTGTGTATGGGAATTGCTGGTGAACTTGCATCTAAAAATTATAGAGGGACAGGTGAATTGAAAGTTTCGATAATAAATAATATTTCAAATATGAATCAAGATATGTTAGAGATAGAAAGTAAAATAGCTACCAATTAA
- the thiD gene encoding bifunctional hydroxymethylpyrimidine kinase/phosphomethylpyrimidine kinase yields MKNILTIAGSDSCGGAGIQADLKAMSAQGTYGMSVITAITAQNTKGVFAVQEIDTDIIKKQIEVIYEDIAVSSVKIGMLSSSDIINIVHETLKDVKAKNIVIDPVMISKSGYYLLKEDAIEALKRFLEIGTLVTPNIPEAEVLSNIKIETEEDMIKAGKIIKSMGSKNVLIKGGHREDNCTDILITEDNEIVKFEGVRFKTKNTHGTGCTLSSTIASYIGKGLTVEESVRLGKEYISKAIKNSFSIGEGVGPVGHFIDLYKKAGVDFE; encoded by the coding sequence ATGAAAAATATTTTAACAATTGCAGGGTCTGATTCATGTGGAGGTGCAGGGATTCAGGCGGACTTAAAAGCTATGAGTGCTCAAGGAACATATGGGATGAGTGTAATAACAGCTATTACAGCTCAGAATACAAAGGGTGTTTTTGCCGTTCAAGAGATTGATACAGATATTATAAAGAAGCAGATCGAAGTTATTTATGAAGATATAGCTGTAAGTTCAGTAAAAATTGGTATGCTTTCGAGCAGCGATATAATAAATATAGTTCATGAAACATTAAAAGATGTAAAAGCTAAAAATATAGTTATCGATCCAGTTATGATTTCTAAAAGTGGATATTATTTGTTAAAAGAGGATGCCATAGAAGCATTGAAAAGATTTTTAGAGATTGGAACATTGGTAACACCAAACATACCAGAAGCTGAAGTTTTATCAAATATAAAAATTGAAACTGAAGAGGATATGATAAAAGCCGGAAAAATAATAAAATCTATGGGTTCTAAAAATGTTTTAATAAAAGGTGGACATAGAGAAGACAACTGTACAGATATTCTGATAACAGAAGACAATGAAATCGTAAAATTTGAAGGAGTAAGATTTAAAACAAAGAATACACACGGAACAGGGTGTACACTGTCATCTACAATAGCATCTTATATAGGAAAGGGATTAACAGTAGAGGAATCGGTTAGATTAGGAAAAGAGTATATAAGCAAAGCTATAAAAAATTCATTTTCAATAGGAGAGGGAGTGGGACCCGTGGGTCATTTTATAGATTTATATAAAAAGGCAGGTGTAGATTTTGAATAA